From Asterias rubens chromosome 3, eAstRub1.3, whole genome shotgun sequence, the proteins below share one genomic window:
- the LOC117288522 gene encoding fucolectin-1-like isoform X2 — translation MLRVFLLSLALCQVVLAFPDNLLNKEELERDIESLEQLLGEKEERNREAEYLNGDKREVKMEEGEVMKRASTISIIGRPTSQSSDYSAPLYTSELAADGDRNTIQYPFNACTSTQEKLNPWWQVALDGEHCITKVTLLNRGDCCSERLEGAVVRAGCNKHVMDNPVCGLPVTSGQAKPRGGLIDKTCDRPLTARYISVDIPAVRILQLCEVLVEGTVGPC, via the exons ATGTTGCGTGTTTTTCTGCTCTCTTTGGCCCTCTGCCAGGTAGTCTTGGCTTTCCCAGATAACCTCCTGAACAAG GAAGAATTGGAGCGAGATATTGAAAGTCTTGAACAACTTCTAGGAGAGAAGGAGGAACGGAACAGGGAAGCAGAATACCTCAATGGTGACAAGAGGGAGGTCAAGATGGAGGAGGGTGAAGTGATGAAACGTGCTTCGA CAATTTCCATCATTGGCCGGCCTACCTCTCAGAGTTCCGACTATTCAGCACCCTTGTACACGTCTGAACTCGCAGCGGACGGGGACAGGAACACGATACAATACCCGTTCAATGCCTGCACCAGCACAC AGGAGAAACTGAACCCATGGTGGCAGGTTGCCCTTGATGGTGAACATTGCATCACCAAAGTTACTCTTTTGAACCGAGGAGACTGCTGCA GTGAACGTTTGGAGGGTGCTGTTGTCCGTGCAGGCTGCAATAAGCATGTAATGGACAACCCAGTTTGCGGTTTGCCAGTTACCTCCGGCCAAGCAAAGCCTCGTGGCGGCCTCATCGATAAAACGTGCGACCGCCCGTTGACGGCGAGATACATCAGCGTCGACATTCCCGCTGTACGGATTCTGCAACTTTGTGAAGTCCTGGTGGAGGGAACCGTTGGCCCTTGCTAG
- the LOC117288522 gene encoding fucolectin-1-like isoform X1, with the protein MLRVFLLSVALCQVVLAFPDNLLNKEELERDIESLEQLLGEKEERNREAEYLNGDKREVKMEEGEVMKRASTISIIGRPTSQSSDYSAPLYTSELAADGDRNTIQYPFNACTSTQEKLNPWWQVALDGEHCITKVTLLNRGDCCSERLEGAVVRAGCNKHVMDNPVCGLPVTSGQAKPRGGLIDKTCDRPLTARYISVDIPAVRILQLCEVLVEGTVGPC; encoded by the exons ATGTTGCGTGTTTTTCTGCTCTCTGTGGCCCTCTGCCAGGTAGTCTTGGCTTTCCCAGATAACCTCCTGAACAAG GAAGAATTGGAGCGAGATATTGAAAGTCTTGAACAACTTCTAGGAGAGAAGGAGGAACGGAACAGGGAAGCAGAATACCTCAATGGTGACAAGAGGGAGGTCAAGATGGAGGAGGGTGAAGTGATGAAACGTGCTTCGA CAATTTCCATCATTGGCCGGCCTACCTCTCAGAGTTCCGACTATTCAGCACCCTTGTACACGTCTGAACTCGCAGCGGACGGGGACAGGAACACGATACAATACCCGTTCAATGCCTGCACCAGCACAC AGGAGAAACTGAACCCATGGTGGCAGGTTGCCCTTGATGGTGAACATTGCATCACCAAAGTTACTCTTTTGAACCGAGGAGACTGCTGCA GTGAACGTTTGGAGGGTGCTGTTGTCCGTGCAGGCTGCAATAAGCATGTAATGGACAACCCAGTTTGCGGTTTGCCAGTTACCTCCGGCCAAGCAAAGCCTCGTGGCGGCCTCATCGATAAAACGTGCGACCGCCCGTTGACGGCGAGATACATCAGCGTCGACATTCCCGCTGTACGGATTCTGCAACTTTGTGAAGTCCTGGTGGAGGGAACCGTTGGCCCTTGCTAG
- the LOC117288240 gene encoding scavenger receptor cysteine-rich domain superfamily protein-like — translation MTMEASVKITVFISSLLVILTRCKAQDIFSLRVVNSTSITTPHGRLEVFYKDQWGRICAEGWDFYDALVSCRQLGYHWVNYLGLDGDKEGRGDEPAWLSNVGCVGSERSLERCPNDGWMRHECSGSFATVWCTNEASSLEVEFFSYIHFATEGGLLIRPYPDSDPYLVCDKGWDKAESDVICRQMDFPSAVRATTGSYFGEHPSRLGHQLKYIATGLECQGNESSIGECRAEMWFTEQCPPSHEAGVVCNRRGEPAGFQVRLVSGKNQHEGLLEIFYKDRWVTIYIESGDDYFSRTVLFSVGTVVCRQLGYGYLMDVTTDDRFGEIAVPIAIENMRCSRDEESLAQCEFDEMDADDGSPVNGAAVGFICSGALPEGKHPIRFAYPGVNRGSQSGRSTYLEIFYDGKWGTICNTGWTRENSIVACRELGYSHLWYDGNGLGSGGSGYKGPILQEGITCKGDEERLDQCELGTWSQHHCSHDQDVSLGCSKSIESTTKRSPPTTADAPVHQGHAAQLFFLLFLISFI, via the exons ATGACTATGGAAGCCTCAGTCAAGATAACGGTCTTCATATCGAGCTTGTTGGTAATTCTTACAAGATGCAAGGCACAAG atATATTTTCCCTGCGTGTTGTGAATTCAACCTCTATCACAACCCCACACGGTCGGCTTGAAGTGTTCTACAAGGATCAATGGGGTAGGATCTGTGCGGAAGGATGGGACTTCTACGATGCTCTCGTCTCATGCCGTCAACTTGGATACCATTGGGTCAACTACCTCGGCTTAGACGGTGACAAGGAGGGAAGGGGTGATGAACCAGCATGGCTGAGTAATGTTGGGTGTGTTGGATCTGAGAGGTCCTTAGAGAGGTGTCCAAACGATGGCTGGATGCGCCATGAATGTAGCGGGTCCTTTGCCACGGTCTGGTGCACAAACGAAG CATCCAGCCTAGAGGTGGAATTCTTCTCCTACATCCACTTTGCCACGGAGGGAGGTCTTCTCATCCGGCCGTACCCAGATTCAGATCCCTACTTGGTCTGCGATAAAGGCTGGGACAAAGCAGAATCGGACGTCATCTGTCGGCAGATGGACTTCCCATCGGCCGTCAGGGCGACCACCGGTTCATACTTTGGGGAACATCCATCACGGCTGGGACACCAATTGAAGTACATAGCCACTGGGCTGGAGTGCCAGGGGAACGAGAGTTCTATTGGAGAGTGTCGTGCCGAGATGTGGTTTACTGAGCAGTGTCCTCCTAGCCACGAAGCTGGTGTGGTTTGCAATAGAAGAGGAG AGCCAGCAGGCTTTCAAGTTAGACTCGTCAGTGGCAAGAATCAGCATGAAGGACTCCTGGAGATTTTCTACAAGGATCGCTGGGTCACAATCTACATCGAATCGGGAGATGATTATTTCTCCAGAACGGTTCTATTCAGTGTCGGTACAGTAGTCTGTCGCCAGCTCGGGTACGGATACCTAATGGACGTGACAACTGATGATCGGTTCGGTGAGATTGCAGTGCCGATCGCTATTGAGAATATGAGATGTTCGAGAGATGAGGAGTCGTTGGCGCAATGCGAGTTTGACGAGATGGATGCTGATGATGGCTCACCAGTGAACGGTGCTGCCGTTGGGTTCATATGCAGTGGAGCACTTCCAG AAGGGAAACACCCAATCCGATTTGCATACCCTGGAGTCAACCGTGGCAGTCAATCGGGGAGATCAACATATCTGGAGATATTCTATGATGGCAAATGGGGCACAATTTGTAACACCGGTTGGACCCGAGAAAACTCCATTGTCGCTTGTCGCGAGCTCGGCTACAGTCATCTCTGGTATGATGGGAACGGATTG GGAAGTGGAGGTTCCGGCTACAAAGGACCAATACTACAAGAGGGCATAACTTGTAAAGGTGACGAAGAGAGATTGGACCAATGTGAACTTGGGACATGGTCCCAACACCACTGCAGTCATGACCAAGATGTCTCTTTGGGCTGCTCTAAATCTATag AGTCGACTACCAAGAGGTCCCCGCCAACAACCGCCGACGCGCCCGTACACCAGGGTCA